CGTGTCCTGTAAGCAAAGCAGCTGGTGATGTTTCACTGCACAGGGGCAAGCGTGATGCATGTATACTCTCTCTGTGTCCATTTTGGAACATTACAATTTCTAGGCCTCTGAAGTACGGACCtgtatttttttgtcatttgccTCCATTTTTGTTGTAAGAACAGACAGTCTTTGTGTAAGTTCCTCCCTCTCTGCAAGATTTTTGTCTTCGGAAAGCTTCTGCAGTGCCTGTAAGGCGTCTTTAGTCTTCAGCAGCTCACTATCAGCTTCTTGAAGTTTCCTAGATgcacttctttccttttcctgggaTTTCCTAAGTAGCTGCCTCAAATTTTTGACTTCGCTCTGATGTTTTGCCATAATTTGAGGTAGATTATTTTGTGAATTCTCATACTTCCCTATAGCTTTCAAGTGCCTAAGCTGAAGGTGTTTCAAAAATTGGTTTTCTATGACCGTGGCTTCCAATTTACGATGTGTATCACCTAGTTGGTTTTTTAGCTCCTTAATCGTATGAAGCCTTGCTGAGAGTATGCGATGAGTCATAGCATCTCTTCTTTGGGTAATCGTATTGTTTTGCGAACTTAAAAGTGGTGCATTCCAGTTGTGCTTTTTTTCAACTGAGATTTCCTTCTTGCCTGTGTAAGCAGATAATCCAGTTCATTACTAGTAATATGCATATGGATATGCAGATGTGCACGTATGTGTTACCCCTAGCCCCAGCccacacccatgcacacatacatagGCAAACTAGAAGGGGAAAGAACATGTAATAAATAGCCATGTTCCAGGGTAGGGACTTCATATGCAAAATACCTCATTTCAGATCAGCAGTTTATTTAACATCTGAAGATTGTAAATCCTTTGTCCAAGGTTCTATAACCGCAAAGTAACACAGACTGGATTGAAAACCAGATCTTCTTTAGACTGGAAAACCTGtacttatttctattattaaacCTTTACTAAACACCATAATAATCGATGACATTTACTAAGGGTTTATCATGTGTTAAACATTGAACTAAATGCTTTATGTAGATTATCTGATATAATCCTTCCAAAAATATGCTATGAGGCAATTCAAAGGTCACCTTAGCATCTAGTGATATATATGAAGATCTCATATATTCAAAAAGACCCTTAGAAGGCCATTGAACTGCTTAGAGGAAATAGACTGGTGTTCCATTTCTCAGTAAAGCCAACATAGACAATTTTTCCTGTTACTTTGGGCTTTAGAGGAAGTAGTTAGTTGGCTTGTATTCATAAgtctattttaaacaaaatgtatcTAAATATTACCCCCAGCTTACAAGCATCAAGCTTATATAACTAAATTCAGTATGTCAAGTGTATATTTAGCACCACTGCATTgttatccctttttaaaaatgagcacacTGATACTTAGTGAAGTCACTTACCGATgggcacacagctagtaagtggtgagacagaaaccaggtcccataTGTATGAGCATTTGCACGACATTTTCGTACATATATGTGCACactgcatatgtgtgtgtacatattatTATATCTATATTCTGAGAGATTGAAACTAGATTCTAgagtctaaaaacaaacaaacaaaccaaagtcTTCATCCTGGAGAGAGAAAATACTTAGTGAACAATGTCCCTGGAGTCCTAACTTTAAGCTGTTGGCCTTAGTGTGGACACATCATCTGAGACTTGGCTTAACATGTTTGGTATAGGTGGTGGAAAAGGTGATGGAAATGAGCCAACGGAAATTGAGGATGCTTTTGGGGATAAAGCATTTCAAGCATGACTATGACGGACCACATAGGAGTGACGATCATAGTGTCTGTGTCACATCAATAATTGAAGGGCTGTCTTTACAACCTCCAAAGGTCTTTTCCCATTGGGAGTGATTTAGTAAGGGCTCTGGTTAGATATTtgagtattttgggtttttgaGCACATTGGAAATAGGAAAGCAGAGGTCAGTCTCTAGGACACTAGAAGGCCAGGCACTTTAATACCTTGGGCGCTGGCTAGGGGAGCCCCAGACCCAGGCAGTATGCATCAGGCTGGATTAAAACAGGGGTGGAgggggtccttgggtggctcagtgatttagtgcctgcctttggcccagggcgtgatcctggagtcccaggatcgagtcccacattgggctccctgcatggagcctgcttctccctctgcatgtgtctctgcctctctctgtgtgtctctcatgaataaataaataaaatcttaaaaaaataaaaaaggggtgGATGGGGACTGTCATGTCCTATACCATGTCCAGCATGACTGCAACTTGACTCCCAACTTATAAGGTTCTACAGCTCTTGGGTGGTGTGACCCGGAGGAGAGAGGGATTTCCCTGGGACTAGAAGGATGAAGGGTGGTGGGTTGTGCGGGCGGTGGAGGCTTGTTCCTGACTTCTGCTGTGCTCGAGTGATGGTAAGGCAGAGTCAGCATGAGTAGGTGCCTGGGACTAATCCTTGTGGCCATGGGAGCACTGGCCAAGGCCCCAGGATGAAGTGTGTGTACAGGGCGTAGgtactttgaaaaacaaacaggagGTGTCAGCCTTTTCGTGATCACATGTGCTTGGACAAGAAACATATAACTGGTAAGAATGAAGGACCAGAAGCCCTTCCCCAAGTGTTCTTGTCTGTGTAAGGCCATCCACACCCCCTCTGTTCCCCAAACATGCCTGAGATTGAATTTTTTGCCTACCTTAGTGGGTGCTTGGGAGGAGGATGTGCCAGACTTGTTTGCTTCAGAAGATAAGTATACCACTTGTATTTGAGTGATATAGAATAAATTCATACTGTACACATTATGCAT
The sequence above is a segment of the Canis lupus dingo isolate Sandy chromosome 31, ASM325472v2, whole genome shotgun sequence genome. Coding sequences within it:
- the LCA5L gene encoding lebercilin-like protein isoform X3, which gives rise to MSLAGPAETDVAGHLPSVALGPSRMAAESESSLGAGDCPRGSSRCASDRSVDYSRSQCSCRSLSSCCDYSEDFLSECSETALNRNYLEKPAIKETDKKKQYVSKISQSKVNRWPHYRVPRYLDLTGYLPFISAEESRIELPMKCKNRFQHPKKKGSKSGKKEISVEKKHNWNAPLLSSQNNTITQRRDAMTHRILSARLHTIKELKNQLGDTHRKLEATVIENQFLKHLQLRHLKAIGKYENSQNNLPQIMAKHQSEVKNLRQLLRKSQEKERSASRKLQEADSELLKTKDALQALQKLSEDKNLAEREELTQRLSVLTTKMEANDKKIQNT